The Deltaproteobacteria bacterium genome segment CAGCCGGTTCCTCGCGATCAGCACCGCCGCCTGGTGGTCCCCCATCGTCCCGGTGAGGATCACTCGGTCGCCGGGCCGGACGTTTTCCGGGGCGGGTCGCCAGCCGTCGTTCACGATCCCGATGCCCGACGTTGTGATGAAGATCCCGTCGGCGTTCCCCTTTTCCACGACCTTCGTATCGCCGCAGGCGATGGTGACGTTCCCTTCCTTTGCCGCCGCCTCCATGGAGTCCAGAATCGTCTCCAGCGTCTCGACGGGGAACCCTTCTTCCAGGATGAGGGAGCAGGAGATCGCAACGGGCCGGGCCCCGCAGACGGAGAGGTCATTAAGCGTCCCGCACACCGCGAGCCTTCCGATGTCCCCGCCGGGGAAGATCGCGGGGGTGATCACGTAGCCGTCGGTGGTGAAGGCGATCTCGCCGTCCAGCCGCCCGAGGAGCGCCGAATCGAACAGCGGGGAAAGGACGGGATTTTCGAACCGTTTCGCGATTACCTTCCGGATAAGCTCCCTGGTCCGTTTCCCGCCTTCTCCGTGGGATAGGAGGATTTTATCTCCCGGCATTTATTGCACCCCGTACTTGTAATATGCGGCGCAGGTCCCTTCGCTCGACACCATGCAGGGGCCGTACGGCTCGGCGGGGGTGCATGCATTGCCGAAGAGCGGGCACTCGCGCGGCGTGATCTTCCCTTTCAGCACGTCCCCGCACCGGCAGGCCGTCTTATCTTCCGTGAAGGGGATCTCCACCCCGAATTTTTTTTGCGCGTCGAACTCCGAGTATGCATCCGCGATGGCGAGCCCCGTCCCGGGAAGGACGCCGATCCCGCGCCATCCGATGTCGCTTTCCCGGAAGACCGTTGCAATGATCTCACGGGCCTTCCGGTTGCCGGAAGGCGTTGCGACGCGGGAGTATTCGTTCTCGACGACCGCCGCCCCGCGGATCTTCTGGCGTAACAGCAGGTATATCCCGTAAAGGATGTCGAGCGGCTCGAACCCGGCCACCACGCAAGGGACGCCGAACTTTTCCGCCAACGGAAGGTAGGCGTCGGAACCGATGATAGCGCTGACGTGCGCGGGGCAGAGGAACCCCTCGATCCGAACTTCGGGGTCGGAGGCCAGTGCCTCCATGGCCCGCGGTATGGTTCGGACGGATGAGAGGACCGAGAAGTTGCCGATATCCCGTACCGCCGCCGAAAGGATCGCTCCGGCGATCGAAGGTGCGGTTGTCTCGAAACCGACGCCCAGGAAGATCACCTCTTTTCCCGGGTTGCCGGCTGCGGTCTCCACCGCGTCCAGCGGGGAGTAGAGGATGCGAACGTTCACCCCGCCGCTCCGTTCCTTTTCCAGGGAGGAATGTCTTCCGGGGACGCGAAGCATGTCCCCGAAGGTGGCAAGGATCGTGTCCGGCCTTTTTCCGAGCGTGATGGCCGCGTCGATGTAGCCGTCCGGCGTCACGCAGACGGGGCAGCCCGGGCCCGATACCATCGTCACCGCCCCATCCAGGAGAGAGCGAATACCCGCGCGGGCGATGCTCACGGTGTGGGTCCCGCAGACTTCCATCAGCCGCATGGGCGGCCGCTCGCCCCAGGAGGTCCGTATGGCATCGACGACGCGCCGGGCAAGCTCCGGATCGCGGAACTCGTCGATGTATTTAAGCCGCATTTCTCACCACGCTTCTGCTGCGGCGAACCATGGTGAGAAATGCGGCTTACGTTGCATCCCGGATCTCACGGAGGTATTGGAGCGTCTTTTCCGCCTCTTCGGGGGAGAGTTTGGAGATGGCGAACCCGGCGTGGAGGATGACCCAGTCACCCTCGCGGACATCCTCGAGGAGCATGACGGAAATCTCGCGGCGCGCCCCTCCCACCTCCGCCGTCGCGCTGGTTCCCGAAATCGACATCACCCTGACCGGCACGCCCAGGCACATCGCGCAATCCTCCGGGATCGAATGTACCGCAAATTCTGCTTGTCCCACAGTCTACCAGAACCGCCGGCGGGCCACGCCCGCCTCGTGGTGTATAATTCAACGACCTACCCACCGAATTAACGGGGCATACGCGGTGAAAGTGGACATCGAACAGGAGATCCAGCGGTCGGCGGAAGACGCGGCGCGGAATATTCGCTTGTTGCTCGCGGAAAAGAAGGTATTCGCCGTGAACCTCATCTCCTCGCCCGGATCGGGGAAAACAACCCTGATCGAGCGGACGATCGAAGCGTTTCGCGGTAAGTTGCGGGTGTCGGTGATCGAGGGAGACATCGAGACCGACATCGACGCAGCCCGTATACGGAAACACGGGGTGCAGGTCCACCAGATAAATACCCGTTCCTCCTGCCACATCCCGCCGTTCCTCCTCCTTTCCGCCCTGGAGCGTATCGACCTGGACGCCACGGACCTTCTCTTCGTGGAAAACGTGGGCAACCTCGTCTGCCCCGCGGAAGTGCCGCTGGGCGAAGACCTGCGCGTCGTCGCGCTGAGCACGGCGGAAGGGGACGAAAAACCGCTGAAGTACCCGCTCGTGTTCAAGACCTCCGGCATGCTCGTCATCACGAAAACCGACCTGCTCCCCTACGTCCGGTTCGACATGGACAGGGTGAAGGCGGCGGCCCGGGCAGCCAATCCCCGTGTGGAGATCTTCGAGACATCGTCCGTCACGGGAACCGGCTTGTCCTCCTTCGTCGGCCGGGTCGGGGAGCTCTGCAGGGAAAAGACCGGATAACCTCATGCACGAGCTGGGAATCGCCAGGGACATACTGGACATCGCGGTCGCCGAAGCCGGGAAGCACGGAAGCCGCCGAATCACCCGCGTGGACATCGAAGTCGGCGTGCTGCGCGGAGTGGTTCCCGAGAACCTTGCCTTCCTCTTCGGGTATGCGGCAAAAGGGACGATTGCCGAGGGGGCGCGGCTGTCGATAGAGGAACAACCGGCACGGGTCGATTGCGGTGCGTGCGGCCCGGCCGAGGTCCGCGCGTTCATCGTGGGTTGCCCGGAATGCGGAAGCCCGACCGCAAGGATAGATGGGGGAGACGCCCTCCGGATTCTATCCATCGAAATCGACGATCCGCCGCCGCGGGAGGCCTGAATGAGCAAGGCGCGCACAAATCCGAGCACGGGTCTGCCGGGGCTGGACCGGGTGGTCCAGCGGCTCCTGCCGGGCGACAACATCGTCTGGCAGGTCGATGCCGTGGAGGACTATCTCCCGTTCGTCGCGCCGTACTGCGAGGACGCGGTCCGCAAGGGGAAGAAGCTCGTCTACTTCCGCTTCGCCCGCCACCCGGAGCTTGTGAGCGAGGAGAGCGGTGCAGAGATCCACCGCCTTAACCCGGAAGTGGGGTTCGAGACGTTCACCGCGGATATCCACAAGGTGATCGAGCGGGCGGGACGCGGAACGTTCTATCTCTTCGACTGCCTGTCCGACCTGGCGGCGGACTGGTACAGCGACCTGATGCTCGGCAACTTCTTCATGGTGACCTGCCCGTACCTATACGAGCTGGAAACGATCACCTACTTCGCTCTCCTCCGCGACCGCCATTCGTTCGAAGCGGTCTCCGCGATCCGCGACACGACGCAGCTTCTCCTGGACGTCTTCCGCCACGGAGGGAAGCTCTACGTCCACCCATTGAAGGTCCACCAACGGAATTCGCCGACGATGTACCTCCCGCACGTCCGGGAAGGGGAGGAGTTCCGGCCGCTTACGGAGAGCGCCGTCCTGTCGGAAGTGCTTGCGGAGATCACTTCGCAGCGCATCGACCCGGTCCCGCGCACGCAGGACATCTGGGACCGAAAATTCCTCCAGGCGCGGGAGATCCTGGGCGATGTGGAGGAGGGCCGCCGGACGCGCGAGGAGGCCGGGGAAACCCTGCATCGCCTCCTCCGGATGATGGTGACACGCGACGAGCGGGTGATCGCGCTGGCCTCCCGGTACCTCGACCTTTCGGATCTTCTCGCCATCCGGAAGCGGATGATCGGGACGGGGCTGATCGGGGGAAAATCGGTCGGC includes the following:
- the hypE gene encoding hydrogenase expression/formation protein HypE, which codes for MPGDKILLSHGEGGKRTRELIRKVIAKRFENPVLSPLFDSALLGRLDGEIAFTTDGYVITPAIFPGGDIGRLAVCGTLNDLSVCGARPVAISCSLILEEGFPVETLETILDSMEAAAKEGNVTIACGDTKVVEKGNADGIFITTSGIGIVNDGWRPAPENVRPGDRVILTGTMGDHQAAVLIARNRLEIAAKVLSDVAPLSSMLLDILSSFGGSVRFMRDPTRGGVGVSLNEMAESSRVRIVLDESRLPVADEVRGICEILGFDPIYLANEGKALLIVDGSAAEPIVDSLRKTQYGLNAAVIGEVVKGSPGVFMKTVIGGLRAVDYPVGEQLPRIC
- the hypD gene encoding hydrogenase formation protein HypD, with amino-acid sequence MRLKYIDEFRDPELARRVVDAIRTSWGERPPMRLMEVCGTHTVSIARAGIRSLLDGAVTMVSGPGCPVCVTPDGYIDAAITLGKRPDTILATFGDMLRVPGRHSSLEKERSGGVNVRILYSPLDAVETAAGNPGKEVIFLGVGFETTAPSIAGAILSAAVRDIGNFSVLSSVRTIPRAMEALASDPEVRIEGFLCPAHVSAIIGSDAYLPLAEKFGVPCVVAGFEPLDILYGIYLLLRQKIRGAAVVENEYSRVATPSGNRKAREIIATVFRESDIGWRGIGVLPGTGLAIADAYSEFDAQKKFGVEIPFTEDKTACRCGDVLKGKITPRECPLFGNACTPAEPYGPCMVSSEGTCAAYYKYGVQ
- a CDS encoding HypC/HybG/HupF family hydrogenase formation chaperone, with the protein product MCLGVPVRVMSISGTSATAEVGGARREISVMLLEDVREGDWVILHAGFAISKLSPEEAEKTLQYLREIRDAT
- the hypB gene encoding hydrogenase nickel incorporation protein HypB translates to MTEISRRAPPTSAVALVPEIDITLTGTPRHIAQSSGIECTANSACPTVYQNRRRATPASWCIIQRPTHRINGAYAVKVDIEQEIQRSAEDAARNIRLLLAEKKVFAVNLISSPGSGKTTLIERTIEAFRGKLRVSVIEGDIETDIDAARIRKHGVQVHQINTRSSCHIPPFLLLSALERIDLDATDLLFVENVGNLVCPAEVPLGEDLRVVALSTAEGDEKPLKYPLVFKTSGMLVITKTDLLPYVRFDMDRVKAAARAANPRVEIFETSSVTGTGLSSFVGRVGELCREKTG
- the hypA gene encoding hydrogenase maturation nickel metallochaperone HypA, with the translated sequence MHELGIARDILDIAVAEAGKHGSRRITRVDIEVGVLRGVVPENLAFLFGYAAKGTIAEGARLSIEEQPARVDCGACGPAEVRAFIVGCPECGSPTARIDGGDALRILSIEIDDPPPREA